The Paramisgurnus dabryanus chromosome 1, PD_genome_1.1, whole genome shotgun sequence genome includes a window with the following:
- the myocd gene encoding myocardin isoform X2, which produces MTLLGSEHSILIRSKFKSVLQLRLQQRRTREQLADQGIMPPLKSPAAFNEQRKSLERSKTGDYLKHKIRSRPDKTELINMHILQEPASEASTPDSQTKLKRARLADDLNEKIALRPGPLELVEKNIIPADSTVKEAVKKVNHEKYPKQEDSYAFEEYSSSESLSPEQPHSEESQSCAEPLTENKTTGSPLHTLTGTSQGSQNKDAITQNPEDNAHATDNHASPPIPVPAIVKQSKMSDKNRHKKPKDIKPKVKKLKYHQYIPPDQKAEKSSPPPMDSAYARLLQQQQLFLQLQILSQQKHQQHSHSHQHQCPQSQSFSYQTLNQHTPNKQSSEQQTSCSSSVPTSGVNSSSSSPVKTTYCNPTSVTPVRPGPLPANLDDLKVSELRQQLRIRGLPVSGTKTALIERLRPFKDSSSSSPSSSGDISTVAFPMTPTGSLSSYQSPSSSSAMSHGGGYYPFCSTSSTPPISPASSELSVSGSLPDSFSDVTMSSPHFGLQPSPAQLSTDEGLGVGCLRGDAQTGLESLGLDAEKDKMLVEKQKVIEELTWKLHQEQRQVEELRMQLHKRKRANCLQECPAPTSGPLPQHMMHLQTPPPMHQFYGVSVKQEHVASSCPLSSKQFKGGPNNSCMEGMGHCSPHCLEVPSSGSPAGLSAFLSPQCSPQDSPVTKNSSSPQPSSVPSSPNHPYMLTPPLGRDGCSHQLPQNGPRPRNMQLQQKNVGQTVSCAYPSDQRSLQPIYQSPAENNLNPRGLSKAKNANMQQKQMTRSQQMDELLDVLIESGEIPANAKDERSPVTKVVPHLTVSTSNTSRVAVPKFHRHFISPTLLPYEHAAGHGDGHLEALLSPISRQGDLEEAGDGFTGPQHDEKLLSNRDMMDTPLSPMATKVLPVTAENQGLGMTFTESPWETMEWLDLTPPSSATAFNTSMPPPGPSIFNAEFLDVTDINLNSAMDLHLEHW; this is translated from the exons TCCTGCAGTTGAGACTCCAGCAGAGGAGGACACGAGAGCAGCTCGCAGACCAGGGCATCATGCCTC CCTTGAAGAGTCCGGCTGCATTCAATGAACAGAGGAAAAGTCTCGAGCGATCCAAG ACTGGCGATTACTTAAAGCACAAAATCAGAAGTCGTCCAGATAAAACTGAGCTTATCAACATGCATATTCTACAAG AACCGGCCAGCGAGGCGTCGACACCAGACTCGCAGACCAAACTCAAGCGAGCCAGGCTTGCGGACGACCTGAACGAGAAAATCGCTCTCAGACCGGGCCCGCTGGAGCTGGTTGAGAAAAATATTATACCTGCCGATTCGACTGTGAAAGAAGCCGTAAAGAAAG TTAACCATGAGAAGTACCCTAAGCAGGAGGACTCGTATGCTTTTGAGGAGTACAGCAGCAGTGAAAGTCTTTCCCCTGAGCAGCCTCACAGCGAAGAGTCCCAGAGTTGTGCCGAACCGCTCACGGAGAACAAGACCACCGGCTCGCCCTTACACACCCTGACCGGCACTAGCCAG GGGTCTCAGAACAAAGATGCCATTACTCAAAACCCAGAGGACAATGCACATGCCACAGACAACCATGCATCTCCACCCATTCCAGTCCCTGCTATAGTGAAG CAGTCCAAAATGTCCGACAAGAACCGCCACAAAAAGCCCAAAGACATCAAGCCTAAAGTGAAGAAGCTCAAGTACCACCAGTATATCCCACCAGACCAGAAGGCAGAAAAGTCCTCTCCTCCACCCATGGACTCCGCCTATGCCCGGCTCCTGCAGCAGCAGCAGCTTTTCCTGCAGCTACAGATCCTCAGCCAGCAGAAACATCAGCAGCACTCACATTCCCATCAGCATCAGTGTCCACAGAGCCAGAGCTTCAGCTACCAGACCTTGAACCAGCACACACCAAATAA GCAATCCAGTGAGCAACAAACATCATGTAGTTCAAGTGTACCCACAAGCGGCGTAAACAGTAGCTCCTCGTCTCCTGTGAAGACCACCTACTGCAATCCCACCTCCGTTACCCCAGTCAGACCAGGACCATTACCTGCTAACCTGGATGACTTAAAA GTATCTGAGCTCCGGCAGCAGCTGAGAATACGTGGCCTACCTGTGTCTGGCACTAAAACGGCACTAATCGAGAGACTGCGGCCCTTTAAAGACTCCAGCTCCAGTTCCCCATCGAGCTCTGGAGACATCAGCACTGTGGCTTTCCCCATGACCCCTACAGGATCTCTGTCATCCTACCAATCCCCGAGTTCTTCAAGTGCCATGTCTCATGGTGGTGGCTACTACCCGTTCTGTAGCACCAGCTCCACTCCACCCATCTCACCAGCCTCTTCCGAACTCTCCGTCAGTGGATCCTTGCCTGATAGCTTTAGTGATGTCACCATGTCCTCCCCACATTTTGGCCTGCAGCCATCCCCGGCCCAACTGAGCACAGATGAGGGCCTTGGAGTGGGCTGCCTACGTGGGGATGCCCAGACTGGATTAGAGTCTCTAGGCCTAGATGCAGAGAAGGATAAGATGTTGGTGGAAAAGCAGAAAGTGATCGAGGAGCTCACATGGAAGCTGCACCAAGAGCAAAGGCAAGTGGAAGAACTGCGGATGCAGCTTCACAAGAGGAAGCGTGCCAACTGCCTCCAAGAATGTCCTGCTCCAACTTCAGGACCCCTACCGCAACACATGATGCATCTCCAGACCCCACCGCCGATGCATCAGTTCTACGGAGTGTCTGTTAAACAGGAACATGTGGCTTCAAGCTGCCCACTTTCATCCAAACAGTTCAAAGGTGGCCCAAACAATAGCTGCATGGAGGGAATGGGTCACTGTAGCCCTCACTGCCTTGAAGTGCCCTCTTCTGGAAGTCCTGCTGGCCTCTCAGCATTTCTGAGCCCTCAGTGCTCTCCTCAAGATTCCCCCGTAACTAAAAACTCCAGCAGCCCCCAGCCCAGCAGTGTGCCTTCATCCCCCAATCACCCATACATGCTGACCCCACCTCTGGGCAGAGATGGTTGCTCTCACCAACTCCCTCAAAATGGACCCAGACCACGCAATATGCAG TTACAGCAGAAAAATGTCGGACAGACGGTGAGCTGTGCATATCCATCTGACCAAAGAAGCTTGCAGCCTATATACCAAAGTCCTGCGGAGAACAACTTAAACCCAAGAGGGTTATCCAAGGCCAAGAACGCTAACATGCAGCAAAAG CAGATGACCAGGAGCCAGCAGATGGATGAACTTCTAGATGTCCTTATTGAGAGCGGAG AAATTCCAGCTAACGCCAAAGACGAGAGGTCACCTGTAACCAAAGTTGTGCCTCACCTTACAGTTTCGACGAGCAACACCAGCAGAGTGGCCGTACCAAAGTTTCACAGACACTTCATATCGCCCACCCTGCTTCCCTACGAGCATGCCGCAGGTCACGGGGACGGCCACTTGGAGGCGCTACTGAGTCCAATAAGCCGGCAAGGGGACCTGGAGGAGGCGGGGGATGGCTTTACCGGCCCTCAACACGACGAGAAGTTGCTAAGCAATCGTGATATGATGGACACGCCTTTATCGCCCATGGCAACCAAAGTCTTACCAGTCACTGCTGAAAACCAGGGGCTGGGGATGACATTTACAGAGTCGCCCTGGGAAACGATGGAGTGGTTGGACCTGACTCCACCCAGCTCTGCTACAGCATTCAATACCAGCATGCCTCCTCCCGGACCGAGCATCTTCAACGCTGAATTCCTCGATGTGACGGATATCAACTTGAACTCTGCAATGGATCTGCACTTAGAACATTGGTGA
- the myocd gene encoding myocardin isoform X1, producing the protein MNAVKSTENSPGQSCASTDHDSSYMGKPDLQRSPHKEHRNVLQLRLQQRRTREQLADQGIMPPLKSPAAFNEQRKSLERSKTGDYLKHKIRSRPDKTELINMHILQEPASEASTPDSQTKLKRARLADDLNEKIALRPGPLELVEKNIIPADSTVKEAVKKVNHEKYPKQEDSYAFEEYSSSESLSPEQPHSEESQSCAEPLTENKTTGSPLHTLTGTSQGSQNKDAITQNPEDNAHATDNHASPPIPVPAIVKQSKMSDKNRHKKPKDIKPKVKKLKYHQYIPPDQKAEKSSPPPMDSAYARLLQQQQLFLQLQILSQQKHQQHSHSHQHQCPQSQSFSYQTLNQHTPNKQSSEQQTSCSSSVPTSGVNSSSSSPVKTTYCNPTSVTPVRPGPLPANLDDLKVSELRQQLRIRGLPVSGTKTALIERLRPFKDSSSSSPSSSGDISTVAFPMTPTGSLSSYQSPSSSSAMSHGGGYYPFCSTSSTPPISPASSELSVSGSLPDSFSDVTMSSPHFGLQPSPAQLSTDEGLGVGCLRGDAQTGLESLGLDAEKDKMLVEKQKVIEELTWKLHQEQRQVEELRMQLHKRKRANCLQECPAPTSGPLPQHMMHLQTPPPMHQFYGVSVKQEHVASSCPLSSKQFKGGPNNSCMEGMGHCSPHCLEVPSSGSPAGLSAFLSPQCSPQDSPVTKNSSSPQPSSVPSSPNHPYMLTPPLGRDGCSHQLPQNGPRPRNMQLQQKNVGQTVSCAYPSDQRSLQPIYQSPAENNLNPRGLSKAKNANMQQKMTRSQQMDELLDVLIESGEIPANAKDERSPVTKVVPHLTVSTSNTSRVAVPKFHRHFISPTLLPYEHAAGHGDGHLEALLSPISRQGDLEEAGDGFTGPQHDEKLLSNRDMMDTPLSPMATKVLPVTAENQGLGMTFTESPWETMEWLDLTPPSSATAFNTSMPPPGPSIFNAEFLDVTDINLNSAMDLHLEHW; encoded by the exons TCCTGCAGTTGAGACTCCAGCAGAGGAGGACACGAGAGCAGCTCGCAGACCAGGGCATCATGCCTC CCTTGAAGAGTCCGGCTGCATTCAATGAACAGAGGAAAAGTCTCGAGCGATCCAAG ACTGGCGATTACTTAAAGCACAAAATCAGAAGTCGTCCAGATAAAACTGAGCTTATCAACATGCATATTCTACAAG AACCGGCCAGCGAGGCGTCGACACCAGACTCGCAGACCAAACTCAAGCGAGCCAGGCTTGCGGACGACCTGAACGAGAAAATCGCTCTCAGACCGGGCCCGCTGGAGCTGGTTGAGAAAAATATTATACCTGCCGATTCGACTGTGAAAGAAGCCGTAAAGAAAG TTAACCATGAGAAGTACCCTAAGCAGGAGGACTCGTATGCTTTTGAGGAGTACAGCAGCAGTGAAAGTCTTTCCCCTGAGCAGCCTCACAGCGAAGAGTCCCAGAGTTGTGCCGAACCGCTCACGGAGAACAAGACCACCGGCTCGCCCTTACACACCCTGACCGGCACTAGCCAG GGGTCTCAGAACAAAGATGCCATTACTCAAAACCCAGAGGACAATGCACATGCCACAGACAACCATGCATCTCCACCCATTCCAGTCCCTGCTATAGTGAAG CAGTCCAAAATGTCCGACAAGAACCGCCACAAAAAGCCCAAAGACATCAAGCCTAAAGTGAAGAAGCTCAAGTACCACCAGTATATCCCACCAGACCAGAAGGCAGAAAAGTCCTCTCCTCCACCCATGGACTCCGCCTATGCCCGGCTCCTGCAGCAGCAGCAGCTTTTCCTGCAGCTACAGATCCTCAGCCAGCAGAAACATCAGCAGCACTCACATTCCCATCAGCATCAGTGTCCACAGAGCCAGAGCTTCAGCTACCAGACCTTGAACCAGCACACACCAAATAA GCAATCCAGTGAGCAACAAACATCATGTAGTTCAAGTGTACCCACAAGCGGCGTAAACAGTAGCTCCTCGTCTCCTGTGAAGACCACCTACTGCAATCCCACCTCCGTTACCCCAGTCAGACCAGGACCATTACCTGCTAACCTGGATGACTTAAAA GTATCTGAGCTCCGGCAGCAGCTGAGAATACGTGGCCTACCTGTGTCTGGCACTAAAACGGCACTAATCGAGAGACTGCGGCCCTTTAAAGACTCCAGCTCCAGTTCCCCATCGAGCTCTGGAGACATCAGCACTGTGGCTTTCCCCATGACCCCTACAGGATCTCTGTCATCCTACCAATCCCCGAGTTCTTCAAGTGCCATGTCTCATGGTGGTGGCTACTACCCGTTCTGTAGCACCAGCTCCACTCCACCCATCTCACCAGCCTCTTCCGAACTCTCCGTCAGTGGATCCTTGCCTGATAGCTTTAGTGATGTCACCATGTCCTCCCCACATTTTGGCCTGCAGCCATCCCCGGCCCAACTGAGCACAGATGAGGGCCTTGGAGTGGGCTGCCTACGTGGGGATGCCCAGACTGGATTAGAGTCTCTAGGCCTAGATGCAGAGAAGGATAAGATGTTGGTGGAAAAGCAGAAAGTGATCGAGGAGCTCACATGGAAGCTGCACCAAGAGCAAAGGCAAGTGGAAGAACTGCGGATGCAGCTTCACAAGAGGAAGCGTGCCAACTGCCTCCAAGAATGTCCTGCTCCAACTTCAGGACCCCTACCGCAACACATGATGCATCTCCAGACCCCACCGCCGATGCATCAGTTCTACGGAGTGTCTGTTAAACAGGAACATGTGGCTTCAAGCTGCCCACTTTCATCCAAACAGTTCAAAGGTGGCCCAAACAATAGCTGCATGGAGGGAATGGGTCACTGTAGCCCTCACTGCCTTGAAGTGCCCTCTTCTGGAAGTCCTGCTGGCCTCTCAGCATTTCTGAGCCCTCAGTGCTCTCCTCAAGATTCCCCCGTAACTAAAAACTCCAGCAGCCCCCAGCCCAGCAGTGTGCCTTCATCCCCCAATCACCCATACATGCTGACCCCACCTCTGGGCAGAGATGGTTGCTCTCACCAACTCCCTCAAAATGGACCCAGACCACGCAATATGCAG TTACAGCAGAAAAATGTCGGACAGACGGTGAGCTGTGCATATCCATCTGACCAAAGAAGCTTGCAGCCTATATACCAAAGTCCTGCGGAGAACAACTTAAACCCAAGAGGGTTATCCAAGGCCAAGAACGCTAACATGCAGCAAAAG ATGACCAGGAGCCAGCAGATGGATGAACTTCTAGATGTCCTTATTGAGAGCGGAG AAATTCCAGCTAACGCCAAAGACGAGAGGTCACCTGTAACCAAAGTTGTGCCTCACCTTACAGTTTCGACGAGCAACACCAGCAGAGTGGCCGTACCAAAGTTTCACAGACACTTCATATCGCCCACCCTGCTTCCCTACGAGCATGCCGCAGGTCACGGGGACGGCCACTTGGAGGCGCTACTGAGTCCAATAAGCCGGCAAGGGGACCTGGAGGAGGCGGGGGATGGCTTTACCGGCCCTCAACACGACGAGAAGTTGCTAAGCAATCGTGATATGATGGACACGCCTTTATCGCCCATGGCAACCAAAGTCTTACCAGTCACTGCTGAAAACCAGGGGCTGGGGATGACATTTACAGAGTCGCCCTGGGAAACGATGGAGTGGTTGGACCTGACTCCACCCAGCTCTGCTACAGCATTCAATACCAGCATGCCTCCTCCCGGACCGAGCATCTTCAACGCTGAATTCCTCGATGTGACGGATATCAACTTGAACTCTGCAATGGATCTGCACTTAGAACATTGGTGA
- the myocd gene encoding myocardin isoform X3, producing MTLLGSEHSILIRSKFKSALKSPAAFNEQRKSLERSKTGDYLKHKIRSRPDKTELINMHILQEPASEASTPDSQTKLKRARLADDLNEKIALRPGPLELVEKNIIPADSTVKEAVKKVNHEKYPKQEDSYAFEEYSSSESLSPEQPHSEESQSCAEPLTENKTTGSPLHTLTGTSQGSQNKDAITQNPEDNAHATDNHASPPIPVPAIVKQSKMSDKNRHKKPKDIKPKVKKLKYHQYIPPDQKAEKSSPPPMDSAYARLLQQQQLFLQLQILSQQKHQQHSHSHQHQCPQSQSFSYQTLNQHTPNKQSSEQQTSCSSSVPTSGVNSSSSSPVKTTYCNPTSVTPVRPGPLPANLDDLKVSELRQQLRIRGLPVSGTKTALIERLRPFKDSSSSSPSSSGDISTVAFPMTPTGSLSSYQSPSSSSAMSHGGGYYPFCSTSSTPPISPASSELSVSGSLPDSFSDVTMSSPHFGLQPSPAQLSTDEGLGVGCLRGDAQTGLESLGLDAEKDKMLVEKQKVIEELTWKLHQEQRQVEELRMQLHKRKRANCLQECPAPTSGPLPQHMMHLQTPPPMHQFYGVSVKQEHVASSCPLSSKQFKGGPNNSCMEGMGHCSPHCLEVPSSGSPAGLSAFLSPQCSPQDSPVTKNSSSPQPSSVPSSPNHPYMLTPPLGRDGCSHQLPQNGPRPRNMQLQQKNVGQTVSCAYPSDQRSLQPIYQSPAENNLNPRGLSKAKNANMQQKQMTRSQQMDELLDVLIESGEIPANAKDERSPVTKVVPHLTVSTSNTSRVAVPKFHRHFISPTLLPYEHAAGHGDGHLEALLSPISRQGDLEEAGDGFTGPQHDEKLLSNRDMMDTPLSPMATKVLPVTAENQGLGMTFTESPWETMEWLDLTPPSSATAFNTSMPPPGPSIFNAEFLDVTDINLNSAMDLHLEHW from the exons CCTTGAAGAGTCCGGCTGCATTCAATGAACAGAGGAAAAGTCTCGAGCGATCCAAG ACTGGCGATTACTTAAAGCACAAAATCAGAAGTCGTCCAGATAAAACTGAGCTTATCAACATGCATATTCTACAAG AACCGGCCAGCGAGGCGTCGACACCAGACTCGCAGACCAAACTCAAGCGAGCCAGGCTTGCGGACGACCTGAACGAGAAAATCGCTCTCAGACCGGGCCCGCTGGAGCTGGTTGAGAAAAATATTATACCTGCCGATTCGACTGTGAAAGAAGCCGTAAAGAAAG TTAACCATGAGAAGTACCCTAAGCAGGAGGACTCGTATGCTTTTGAGGAGTACAGCAGCAGTGAAAGTCTTTCCCCTGAGCAGCCTCACAGCGAAGAGTCCCAGAGTTGTGCCGAACCGCTCACGGAGAACAAGACCACCGGCTCGCCCTTACACACCCTGACCGGCACTAGCCAG GGGTCTCAGAACAAAGATGCCATTACTCAAAACCCAGAGGACAATGCACATGCCACAGACAACCATGCATCTCCACCCATTCCAGTCCCTGCTATAGTGAAG CAGTCCAAAATGTCCGACAAGAACCGCCACAAAAAGCCCAAAGACATCAAGCCTAAAGTGAAGAAGCTCAAGTACCACCAGTATATCCCACCAGACCAGAAGGCAGAAAAGTCCTCTCCTCCACCCATGGACTCCGCCTATGCCCGGCTCCTGCAGCAGCAGCAGCTTTTCCTGCAGCTACAGATCCTCAGCCAGCAGAAACATCAGCAGCACTCACATTCCCATCAGCATCAGTGTCCACAGAGCCAGAGCTTCAGCTACCAGACCTTGAACCAGCACACACCAAATAA GCAATCCAGTGAGCAACAAACATCATGTAGTTCAAGTGTACCCACAAGCGGCGTAAACAGTAGCTCCTCGTCTCCTGTGAAGACCACCTACTGCAATCCCACCTCCGTTACCCCAGTCAGACCAGGACCATTACCTGCTAACCTGGATGACTTAAAA GTATCTGAGCTCCGGCAGCAGCTGAGAATACGTGGCCTACCTGTGTCTGGCACTAAAACGGCACTAATCGAGAGACTGCGGCCCTTTAAAGACTCCAGCTCCAGTTCCCCATCGAGCTCTGGAGACATCAGCACTGTGGCTTTCCCCATGACCCCTACAGGATCTCTGTCATCCTACCAATCCCCGAGTTCTTCAAGTGCCATGTCTCATGGTGGTGGCTACTACCCGTTCTGTAGCACCAGCTCCACTCCACCCATCTCACCAGCCTCTTCCGAACTCTCCGTCAGTGGATCCTTGCCTGATAGCTTTAGTGATGTCACCATGTCCTCCCCACATTTTGGCCTGCAGCCATCCCCGGCCCAACTGAGCACAGATGAGGGCCTTGGAGTGGGCTGCCTACGTGGGGATGCCCAGACTGGATTAGAGTCTCTAGGCCTAGATGCAGAGAAGGATAAGATGTTGGTGGAAAAGCAGAAAGTGATCGAGGAGCTCACATGGAAGCTGCACCAAGAGCAAAGGCAAGTGGAAGAACTGCGGATGCAGCTTCACAAGAGGAAGCGTGCCAACTGCCTCCAAGAATGTCCTGCTCCAACTTCAGGACCCCTACCGCAACACATGATGCATCTCCAGACCCCACCGCCGATGCATCAGTTCTACGGAGTGTCTGTTAAACAGGAACATGTGGCTTCAAGCTGCCCACTTTCATCCAAACAGTTCAAAGGTGGCCCAAACAATAGCTGCATGGAGGGAATGGGTCACTGTAGCCCTCACTGCCTTGAAGTGCCCTCTTCTGGAAGTCCTGCTGGCCTCTCAGCATTTCTGAGCCCTCAGTGCTCTCCTCAAGATTCCCCCGTAACTAAAAACTCCAGCAGCCCCCAGCCCAGCAGTGTGCCTTCATCCCCCAATCACCCATACATGCTGACCCCACCTCTGGGCAGAGATGGTTGCTCTCACCAACTCCCTCAAAATGGACCCAGACCACGCAATATGCAG TTACAGCAGAAAAATGTCGGACAGACGGTGAGCTGTGCATATCCATCTGACCAAAGAAGCTTGCAGCCTATATACCAAAGTCCTGCGGAGAACAACTTAAACCCAAGAGGGTTATCCAAGGCCAAGAACGCTAACATGCAGCAAAAG CAGATGACCAGGAGCCAGCAGATGGATGAACTTCTAGATGTCCTTATTGAGAGCGGAG AAATTCCAGCTAACGCCAAAGACGAGAGGTCACCTGTAACCAAAGTTGTGCCTCACCTTACAGTTTCGACGAGCAACACCAGCAGAGTGGCCGTACCAAAGTTTCACAGACACTTCATATCGCCCACCCTGCTTCCCTACGAGCATGCCGCAGGTCACGGGGACGGCCACTTGGAGGCGCTACTGAGTCCAATAAGCCGGCAAGGGGACCTGGAGGAGGCGGGGGATGGCTTTACCGGCCCTCAACACGACGAGAAGTTGCTAAGCAATCGTGATATGATGGACACGCCTTTATCGCCCATGGCAACCAAAGTCTTACCAGTCACTGCTGAAAACCAGGGGCTGGGGATGACATTTACAGAGTCGCCCTGGGAAACGATGGAGTGGTTGGACCTGACTCCACCCAGCTCTGCTACAGCATTCAATACCAGCATGCCTCCTCCCGGACCGAGCATCTTCAACGCTGAATTCCTCGATGTGACGGATATCAACTTGAACTCTGCAATGGATCTGCACTTAGAACATTGGTGA